tattaaattattaaacaattaattattaaaataatttaaaatttttaagagaTGCAGAGATGCAggttaaaataatttcgaattatttaattaataatttaaagatgcgggatcaaatttaatttgaatttaaaaatagcattttttatattattcctctatatctttgtaatttaaaattatgttattggctttttaaatcgaatcaaaagaaatgtttcattttaatcacTTTTGTTTTCGATTGTCTTCGGCTAAAGTATCAATGACCATGTAAGGTGTCTTCATGTTTTTACGCATGATATTAGTCTTTCTGGTTTGCCTGCAAGAACAACAACTATCACAAATCGGTCCTGGAAAGACGAGTCTCATCGTAGCCTCAACGTTTTTCAATATCTTGTTTGCTTCCTTCTctacttttataaattcttcGTCTGCATTATGTAGCCATTCTTGCCAAttctttgaaagattttttcgACCACTCGGATAAATCTTATTGGGTCCATCGCCAAGTTTTAACACTGTGAAGAATCTTTCGTCGCTATTCGTTGGCGTAATATTAGCCACTCCTGTCATCTCAAAAGAAACAGGACACTGAGGTGGATCATCCGAGACACCACTGATAATAAAATGAGCGTCCTTTTCTCCTAGccaagattttttattttcccgaGGTGGATTAAATGTTCCtggacagaaaaagaaaatgacaaaaaagaaaagagagagaaagagagaaagtgagtggaaaaaaaagataattctacaaatttttcgaaagtaaaaatttaatcaaacgTGCTCTAACGTTGTACCACAAATCTTGTATTGCACTGGATCAGTTTGGTTTTCGCTCAATCCAGAAAACGTAAAATCGAAAACTTGATTTTCCTCGGGCGATTTAGAGACATCGGATTTATCAACACTAGGGcgttttttattagattcttGAATTTTCGTACCTTCATTAGATTTTGATACTCTTTCTGGGTGTTTCGATGGACCTaggaatttaatattattatactttaaataattacgattGCATTGATATTTACTATCTCCTTTCTTCGTATCATCTTTGGTATTCTTGGACAGATCGTGTTTAACCATTTTATGATCTATTTCGacgttttgtaatttttctttgtaagtAAATGTTGGACAATCTTTATCAGGTAAGATCACTTTTGGTATTAACATCGATTTACAATATTGTCGCCAATCGTGCAAACGATTAAAGTAAGTTACCCAATCTGGACGTGTAAAGAGTTCTTCTTTGTACGGCGAACTCGCTTTTTGTCTTGGTGGAGGCTTTATTGGAAGAGCtagaaatttaacaaaatttataaaagaaaatgctgaaagaaaaaaagaaaaaaggaagataataatatcgttacgTTTCGGAGGGATTTTCGGCATAATAACAGAGGgcaatcttttatttaattcgataatcGTCTCTGGTAACGTCAAGAAAGCAATAGCGGATAAAATGATTCTTTCGTTGCAATCATAATCGTTCTctggaaatgaaaattaaatttttaacaatctaCATTCAACTTTCGACAAAACTCTAAGAATTTCAAAGCACAGACAATGTGATATAGAAAACCAATAGTCAGAAATCAATTGTCTAGAAAATATaggattttaattatttttatttggtaATTGTTCACTCTCTATCATACCAAACATCAAATGTATATTGGCCATTTCtgatcatataaaaaaatatttcattttagtaCTCACAAGATACATTATTCCATGCCATTGTATTGTTTGAAAAAGAGATTTGTAAACAAAGTTCTTTACAttgtaaaattgaattaagATAGagtacgatattatttatcctACAGAAAATCAGATTTTTTTCAGAGCATTTTTGCATTCttgttgttaaataaaaaaacaaatggtTTCCGACATGTGGTTTACTATTTCAAAGCATATACTTCTAATGTTTTTCTATTAGTCAACATGTACATGTTCAATCGACATATATAGTTTGTCGATTGAATTTAGATTTAGactctatatataaattttatattaataggAGAAATTGATGAACGAACTGTAgccttcttcttcgaaataatttccaGTAAGTAATCTATAAGTTTCTCGTAGAAAATCAATCGCCTTAAAGTCACACAATCGTTGCatttttctgatattttttcCATCTATCTTAAAAAAGGTCGATAATACTCCTATAGCCGTAAGCGTTTTCTGAGTACGACCAGTTTCCATTTGTTTGTAATCAGCTATTATCACATCCTCTAATATCATTAGATTTTTCATCTGATAAAGTTACGAATCATCTTTCTAATTAGagattcattttatattatatctgctATTTGTAATGAATATTGACGTTACCTGATCAATAGAGAAATCTTGATACCATCGTGGTCCAACAacactttttatttgtttcaattTAGATTCcactaataaataaaataaataatatataataatatatatctatttttcaaatatgaaatcaaaaattaaattcaatcgtTAGTtccatacttttttcttttccaatacGAACATTCTTGGTTGTCTCTTCAATGTTCTTATGTAATCTTTCTTCCCATATGATATCTTTGGCTAACGCGAGCTCGTCTTCTATATACCACTGGGTTGGTCCAATGATCGAAGAAATAGCAAGATTTTCAGAGTTCATTCGAGCGAACTGTAGATCTTTGTTTCTCAGCGTCGACCTTCTTGGTAACGTTTCCATGCGATTAACATGTTGTGTGCGTAATTTTATTGCTGGAGATTCTTGTAACAAACTTATTGCGGTCAAAGAAGACGTGTAAGGTGGTTTACGTTGATCATATGTAATCATAGAATCGATATCTTCCAAGGTACAACAAAAGTTGATAGGTTTCAagattttcatcttttccatCGCAGCtctttaaaattcaaaaatattattaatcaggCGAAATAATATCTCTGTGAATGTGATCTGCATTTTAAATTTACTTTCTTCGGCGCATcaataatcgaaaatttgaATCCTTGGACTTTATAGACATTCGAGACATTTTGAAGCTTGTGCGACGATCCATTTTTACAGAGAATTTTGAAAAGTTTgcttattaattttgaaaatccatttttgatgaaagaaattccttttttttttgtttggttatatttatcttatacTGTAAAATTTAGACGTGTGTGGCAGTTGTTGTGCTGAGAATTGTGAAGTGTTTAGTCTGTCAGAGTTCAGATTATATTATTCCATTGTTTTACTCTAATCGAACatgtttattttcatttattaatacatatatatatataatttcctaTTACAatcattgataaattataaagtGCCCTGTTTATTGATTATTGTAAATCATCGTTATtgatattatctttcttattattactatagaattagaaaaatattcatgtatatagaagtagaaaaaatgctagaaatattatttatttataagatagAAACGTAATAGAGAAGTATAAGCGATATGAGCAAAATATGAACGAGgatatatgaaagagagaaatgaatatacatacacttgaGGAGATTAGAAGCgttctaaaaaatatacttgagtaaagaaaatgataatgagcgagcgaaaaaaagaaatgataaccAATATAAAGATTAGTTATAAATACGTAAAGTAGTGcgtaaaatatacataagtgTAGAGAAcagaataaatcaaaatagaaAACAGAGCAGAATAAAAATCAGAGTAGATCAGAGTAGTTAAATTTTATCGAGTATCGAGTGTCAAGCGAATGTATAAACGAGAAGTTTGTATATCTCAAGAAACAATAGAGAAACtgtttatatctttattttaacaaaagcATTTATTGTTTTCCAAATACTCCGGCCTAAACTTATTACTTTACATTACAAAACAACGATAGtaacttataaaaatattacgttttattactttctttttgataattttacaGTAGTTTACAAATTCATATCTACAAATGTTATTTACGATACAATGAAATTATGGAGTAACGCTATTACGTGGTTCACCGAAAGAATTCTCTACATATTTTGGTTTAGCGAGTAATTTAGTTCGGAGGGAACAAATAGCCTTCAAAGCAGATGGTCTTACTTTAAAAGGATCTCGTAcatctttcgaaaaatcgtTCAAAGTAGTTAAATTTTTTGGTAGCGCTAATTCCATTACTCTTTTCGACactataaaaaatcaattctcTTATATCAACTAAGTgaattaattcgttcgattgaaaatatataaaaggaaaccTGTCGGAGGTGAAGTccgttttttcgtttttctagaCGTAACCGAATTCCATTCTTGTTTTGATGATTGCGTAATGATTTTGGGTTGAGATAATCGTTGAACTCGTTTCATAtgtttcattactttttttatattcttattgcgtttcttctatcgtttaaaaaactATGAAACCGTCTCGTTTCATATTAATCACGAAATCACGTTTTAATGCTATCATGAATGAAATTGTAGTGcagtatattctttttttttttattttagaagaTTAATAAGATTAGAGCAAaagcaataaaatattttaatattattcaatataagatgaaaattagaaaaattattatttgctgTGATCgcaaataacatttaataatattaaaacaaaatttttcactCATGACAGTTCTTAacagataatataattatgtttaaaATTACTTTAGAAAACGAAGacttcattctcttcttctttttattttttactattttttcagCAGATGATTCTTTTtccgaatatatatttatcacttTTCTAGGTAAGCACCAACATGATTTAAgagattttctttgtttccacatttgataattattttaatctatcAGAATCAACGTAGGAAATCGTATTAAAGTAAATGATAGAATAACTTAATTGATTTTGAAGGCGATACCACATACGTGGTATCTAAATTcacagataaaaattttacagaCCATGTGTCATAACCATGAAGTATGTACTGCATTATGTGAATAAAGAGTGAATACTGTTAAAGAAGacgatattaatttgtttcaaTCAAATCTATCTCTCCATCTTCACTCTCAACATTCAAATTTAACCCTAACACAAACTCCAAAATTTACAAGTCTCGCAACCTACACTtctaaacaagaaaaaactttttttgaatttaacaCGAGCCCATTAAAAAGACAAATAGGATTAGACATGAGTAGTGATCATTCCTCCCAAAAGATACCAAGATACGAAAAGTTAGCAAAAccgaaattaaaaatcgataggaTTAGCAACGTTAATCCTTACAaagtatgtatacgtattttatatatgtatatacgtatgtataagaaaaaaaaaaaacaggaaaaaaagaaaccaatagaaagagaaaaaataaaagggatcATAAATGAGGTATATGATATTTCAGATAAAACCTTCAGCCTTGTCTTATCAGATAACGGACACATTGAACAAACTTGCTCAACCTAAACGAAAAcccgaaataaatatttacgattatcCTAGTTCTTCAACGAGAACGATTAACACCTCACCTCAAAGCACAGgttttcttttaaactttcattttgttatttcgaatgatatttcgaataattcgtGAAAAATGCGAGATATATCATTTAAACAGATAAACTGGATtctcattcctttttcttctcttagaaaaatcgatgaaaaggaAGTTGATAAACAGTAGCGAAGAATCAAGAAATATCGAGGatcttggaaagaaaaaaaatcttttagatTCTTATGCTCGTATAACTGCAACGAGAAACAGACGGTGTCCAAAACGTTTGAGAGATTTAGCTAAACCCAAGAGGAATTCCATCGGTAACGAGAATGCTTAtggaaattttgataaaaactaTTACAACACAGTAAAAGTCTTCGCTCCAAAAATGAATACAACTTTTGGGAGTCAACAAAAGAGATAgcaaaatttttcgaaatttatttcttttctttttcttttccgaaaatgt
This is a stretch of genomic DNA from Vespula vulgaris chromosome 2, iyVesVulg1.1, whole genome shotgun sequence. It encodes these proteins:
- the LOC127072807 gene encoding uncharacterized protein LOC127072807 yields the protein MWKQRKSLKSCWCLPRKVINIYSEKESSAEKIVKNKKKKRMKSSFSKKKRNKNIKKVMKHMKRVQRLSQPKIITQSSKQEWNSVTSRKTKKRTSPPTVSKRVMELALPKNLTTLNDFSKDVRDPFKVRPSALKAICSLRTKLLAKPKYVENSFGEPRNSVTP
- the LOC127072806 gene encoding uncharacterized protein LOC127072806, which translates into the protein MSSDHSSQKIPRYEKLAKPKLKIDRISNVNPYKIKPSALSYQITDTLNKLAQPKRKPEINIYDYPSSSTRTINTSPQSTEKSMKRKLINSSEESRNIEDLGKKKNLLDSYARITATRNRRCPKRLRDLAKPKRNSIGNENAYGNFDKNYYNTVKVFAPKMNTTFGSQQKR